The following are encoded in a window of Mycobacterium vicinigordonae genomic DNA:
- a CDS encoding MlaD family protein, giving the protein MKILRNSTLWGAGALVLLGVVSLVTAMVYLDPPGQKDITFYTTDAATIRRGDQVRIAGINVGKVTDLALEPNQVRVRAHVDSSAFVGDQSQIQVRMLTVVGGYYVNLVSLGDKPLGTKPIPVERVTMPYNLMRTLADSKQVIDAVNPKPINESLNQIQNGLTGTNEGMLTAVIDAGNSLMSTIEHQRGQVTAILDMSDEYIRSLRDFGDELRDMVRKMSIIEQTTTLYSEGFASALQGMGDLIDSLAPVGRFYQNHRGEFLAKVRDWLGKARMWSDRNGVIIRALRLGRNKIERILDAQQAPAELLATDLCMPIPGSPC; this is encoded by the coding sequence ATGAAGATATTGCGAAACTCGACTCTTTGGGGTGCCGGCGCGCTTGTCCTTCTTGGCGTTGTTTCGCTCGTGACCGCGATGGTTTATCTGGACCCGCCCGGCCAGAAAGACATCACCTTCTACACCACGGATGCGGCCACTATCCGGCGGGGTGACCAGGTCCGGATAGCCGGGATCAACGTTGGCAAGGTCACGGACCTCGCACTGGAACCGAACCAGGTGCGGGTTCGAGCGCACGTCGACAGCAGTGCATTTGTCGGTGACCAGTCGCAGATACAGGTCCGCATGCTCACCGTCGTCGGTGGCTATTACGTGAATCTTGTGTCGCTGGGGGATAAGCCGCTTGGAACTAAGCCTATTCCCGTAGAACGCGTGACGATGCCCTACAACCTGATGCGAACTTTGGCGGACTCGAAACAGGTCATCGACGCCGTCAATCCAAAACCCATCAACGAATCGCTCAACCAGATTCAGAACGGGCTGACTGGGACGAATGAGGGAATGCTCACGGCGGTAATCGACGCGGGAAACAGTCTGATGTCCACTATTGAGCATCAACGGGGACAGGTGACAGCAATCCTGGATATGTCCGATGAGTACATCCGATCATTGCGGGATTTCGGAGACGAGCTAAGAGACATGGTCCGAAAGATGTCGATTATCGAGCAAACAACGACTCTTTATAGTGAGGGGTTTGCAAGCGCATTGCAGGGCATGGGTGATCTCATCGACTCTCTCGCGCCAGTTGGACGCTTCTACCAAAATCATCGCGGCGAGTTTTTGGCCAAGGTACGCGACTGGTTGGGAAAAGCCAGGATGTGGTCCGACCGCAACGGGGTGATTATCAGGGCGCTCCGTCTGGGGCGGAACAAGATCGAACGGATCCTGGACGCGCAGCAGGCGCCAGCGGAACTGCTGGCCACTGATCTTTGCATGCCGATACCAGGAAGTCCGTGCTGA
- a CDS encoding MlaD family protein → MKPPAASWRLALSAVVAIVLFVLVANTITQPTATDVRSYTADFTDASGLHLDADIRVRGVRVGKVQSVELQRRGGQSIAAVRFTLEKRYGVVSGTRLAIKYQALTGLRYVDIQNPTENYTPAALVNHVSTAMTEPSFDITALFNGLQPVLATLNPDELNTFTANAATYLSGDGGGLAPMLTSIRKLTRFVSDRERTISTLMRNLSDVAATMKTHSKDLIQLVDWVNRPMNGALDVLDEFRKSQVYGGEFTDAVLRILTNIGFPRGANSGAQFVYGTPNHDATDIDAGLDRAFTVLDDFTDAFKLVPVMWENIPPPSRAGEPQPCSQGRAQLPEQMDILLNGRRVVLCNR, encoded by the coding sequence ATGAAGCCTCCGGCCGCTTCGTGGCGCCTCGCGCTGAGCGCGGTGGTAGCGATCGTCTTGTTCGTTCTGGTGGCGAATACCATTACGCAACCCACTGCGACGGATGTGCGTTCGTACACGGCAGATTTCACTGACGCCTCCGGATTGCATTTGGACGCCGACATTCGCGTGCGCGGTGTTCGGGTCGGGAAGGTGCAGTCGGTCGAACTGCAACGCCGGGGCGGTCAAAGCATCGCCGCGGTCCGCTTTACGCTCGAGAAGCGTTACGGCGTGGTGTCAGGCACTCGGCTCGCGATCAAATACCAGGCGCTTACCGGCTTGCGATACGTGGATATCCAGAATCCCACCGAAAATTACACGCCGGCGGCACTGGTGAACCATGTGTCCACCGCGATGACAGAACCGTCCTTTGACATCACCGCGTTGTTCAACGGCCTGCAACCGGTGCTCGCGACACTGAATCCGGACGAGCTGAACACCTTCACCGCGAATGCGGCCACTTACCTCTCCGGTGACGGCGGTGGCCTGGCACCGATGCTGACGAGCATTCGCAAGCTGACGAGGTTCGTCTCCGACCGCGAGCGAACCATCTCGACCTTGATGCGGAATCTCTCGGACGTGGCCGCCACGATGAAAACGCATTCGAAAGACTTGATTCAGCTTGTGGACTGGGTCAACCGCCCTATGAACGGCGCCCTGGACGTGCTCGATGAATTCAGAAAGTCCCAGGTCTACGGTGGTGAATTCACCGATGCAGTGCTGCGGATTCTGACGAATATCGGCTTTCCCCGCGGGGCCAACAGCGGTGCCCAATTCGTTTATGGGACACCGAATCACGATGCGACCGACATTGATGCGGGTTTGGATCGCGCGTTCACCGTGCTCGATGACTTCACGGACGCGTTCAAATTAGTTCCGGTCATGTGGGAGAACATTCCGCCACCGTCGCGGGCGGGTGAGCCGCAGCCGTGTTCTCAAGGGCGGGCCCAGCTGCCGGAGCAAATGGACATACTTCTCAATGGACGAAGAGTGGTCTTATGCAACCGATGA
- a CDS encoding Mammalian cell entry related domain protein yields the protein MVLHGVKVGEVTAISGLPRGGVRLETDLHKAPVTGLTDTMGIDFQPINYFGVTGINLIAREGGKPLRSGVRIAVKPEGNFTLQALLSRLGRLSTGALTTRLIQVIDRTAQYTDALAPITETMLIAANAVADTQTVRTAQLLANATGLSTAFPPLLNALTDFAASSISGTNYANYGTWNVDDETFKRMFDAYLKEASVGLFGAMGRLESTHVGDLLPMIDSITLLTDVVPPLIRPQGISQMLVELRSRLEKMYGGTPEQRALQVRIVLDSLPGVAAPLAAAGGAG from the coding sequence GTGGTCCTGCACGGGGTCAAGGTCGGCGAAGTCACGGCAATCTCCGGCCTACCACGCGGCGGCGTTCGACTCGAGACCGATCTGCACAAAGCGCCCGTGACCGGACTAACCGACACAATGGGTATTGACTTTCAGCCGATCAATTATTTCGGTGTAACCGGCATCAATTTGATCGCACGCGAGGGCGGCAAACCGCTCCGAAGCGGTGTCCGGATCGCCGTAAAGCCCGAGGGCAACTTCACTCTGCAGGCATTGCTCTCGCGGCTCGGCAGGTTATCCACCGGCGCTTTGACCACGCGATTGATCCAGGTGATCGACCGAACCGCCCAGTACACCGACGCGTTGGCTCCGATAACCGAGACGATGTTAATCGCTGCCAACGCAGTCGCGGACACACAAACGGTACGGACGGCACAGCTACTAGCCAACGCGACCGGACTGAGTACCGCGTTTCCGCCCCTGCTAAATGCATTGACGGACTTTGCCGCCTCATCAATCAGCGGGACCAATTACGCGAACTATGGAACCTGGAACGTGGATGACGAAACCTTCAAACGTATGTTTGATGCATATCTGAAAGAGGCTTCGGTCGGCTTGTTCGGCGCCATGGGCAGATTGGAGAGCACGCACGTCGGTGATCTATTGCCGATGATTGATTCGATCACGTTGCTCACGGATGTGGTGCCGCCGTTGATCAGGCCGCAGGGCATCTCGCAGATGCTCGTCGAGCTGCGTTCCCGGCTTGAAAAGATGTACGGTGGGACGCCCGAACAGCGTGCTCTGCAGGTTCGGATAGTGCTCGATAGCCTGCCCGGTGTTGCCGCACCGCTTGCGGCCGCAGGGGGGGCGGGATGA
- a CDS encoding MlaE family ABC transporter permease: MTAATTAAPSPYFAKAVAISRPVSTILQTVGQWTVFIAQTLWLLPLTLKKYRRQTLQQMNSLAWGRGSIIVDGGVVSVLLLLGIAVGASLAVESFAVLNIIGFGSLAGIVAGIGSVREIAPLVGGIAFAAQAGCRMTAEIGAMRISEEIDAVEAMALRPIPFVVGTRLVGAMSCVIPGYAITLVTNFAIMDTVIRVFHSQPGGTYNHYFVEFLTPRDLAYSVIKVAIYCAAVTLVHCYYGYFAEGGPVGVGRASGRAVRTSLVTIMVLDFTLTVTLWGVQPVFVFKG, encoded by the coding sequence ATGACCGCCGCAACTACTGCCGCTCCCAGTCCCTACTTCGCCAAGGCTGTCGCAATCAGCAGGCCGGTCAGCACGATTCTTCAGACGGTTGGTCAGTGGACGGTGTTCATCGCGCAAACCCTATGGCTACTACCGCTGACCCTCAAGAAGTACCGGCGACAGACGTTGCAGCAAATGAACAGCCTGGCCTGGGGCCGCGGTTCGATCATCGTCGACGGCGGCGTAGTAAGCGTCTTGCTGCTCCTCGGTATTGCAGTGGGTGCGTCGCTGGCGGTCGAGTCGTTCGCCGTCCTGAACATCATCGGTTTCGGATCCCTGGCCGGAATTGTCGCTGGAATTGGCAGCGTTCGTGAAATCGCGCCGCTGGTCGGTGGTATCGCCTTCGCGGCTCAAGCGGGATGCAGAATGACGGCAGAGATCGGAGCCATGCGCATCTCCGAAGAAATCGACGCCGTAGAGGCGATGGCGCTCAGACCCATACCTTTTGTGGTTGGAACCCGTCTTGTCGGGGCCATGTCGTGCGTTATTCCGGGTTATGCAATAACGCTGGTAACAAATTTCGCGATAATGGACACCGTAATTCGGGTGTTCCACAGCCAGCCCGGCGGAACATACAACCACTATTTTGTCGAGTTCTTGACACCAAGGGACCTCGCATACTCCGTTATCAAAGTCGCCATCTACTGCGCAGCGGTAACGCTTGTCCATTGCTACTACGGCTACTTCGCCGAGGGCGGACCGGTTGGCGTTGGCCGCGCGTCGGGACGTGCCGTGCGGACCAGTCTGGTCACGATCATGGTCCTAGATTTCACATTGACCGTGACGCTGTGGGGCGTACAACCGGTATTCGTGTTCAAGGGCTAG
- a CDS encoding ABC transporter permease — MTTTRVGEYRPQQLGKSSSGQQNKPITDTYSARARRGGLHVATIPSRSAATTGRGMQLFASVLRYVVTDAISLRLPIGEVVVQAWTLLKVTATPGLLMAIPFGAMATVVTSGLVNQLGASSLLGAAAGVGVVRQGAPITAGLLMGGAAASAISSDFGARAIREELDAMRVLGVDPVRRLVVPRFLALLLISPILCILIVVAGTAAAFIMAVGASDVAPGSFWMSFGTFAKVADVWFAIGKTVVFGAIVAIVSSLRGMEAKGGPRGVADAVNSAVVINVVCIVFANLAITQLQTMFVPMEVA, encoded by the coding sequence ATGACAACCACTCGCGTCGGTGAATACCGACCGCAGCAGCTTGGGAAGTCAAGCTCCGGTCAGCAGAACAAACCGATCACCGACACCTATTCGGCACGCGCGCGGCGGGGGGGATTGCACGTCGCCACGATTCCCAGCCGAAGTGCAGCCACTACAGGTCGCGGCATGCAGCTCTTCGCATCTGTGCTGCGCTATGTCGTGACCGACGCCATCTCCTTGCGGCTCCCGATCGGCGAGGTCGTGGTTCAGGCATGGACGTTGCTCAAGGTCACAGCGACGCCCGGCCTGCTGATGGCAATTCCATTCGGTGCCATGGCAACCGTTGTGACATCGGGGCTTGTCAATCAGCTGGGGGCAAGCTCCCTGCTCGGAGCCGCGGCGGGAGTAGGCGTCGTTCGGCAGGGTGCGCCGATCACCGCCGGACTGCTGATGGGCGGCGCAGCCGCGTCCGCCATATCTTCGGATTTCGGTGCACGGGCAATTCGCGAGGAGCTCGACGCAATGCGGGTTCTCGGCGTCGACCCGGTACGCCGGTTGGTAGTACCGCGATTTCTGGCGCTGCTGTTGATATCCCCGATTCTCTGCATCCTCATCGTGGTGGCCGGGACCGCGGCGGCCTTCATCATGGCCGTCGGAGCCTCCGATGTGGCGCCAGGAAGCTTCTGGATGTCTTTCGGAACATTTGCCAAGGTTGCCGACGTCTGGTTCGCCATCGGCAAGACCGTTGTCTTCGGCGCGATCGTGGCAATCGTTTCGTCACTGCGCGGCATGGAGGCGAAAGGCGGTCCGCGGGGTGTGGCGGACGCAGTGAATTCCGCGGTCGTCATCAACGTCGTCTGCATCGTCTTCGCGAATCTCGCTATCACGCAACTCCAGACGATGTTTGTACCGATGGAAGTGGCCTGA
- a CDS encoding helix-turn-helix domain-containing protein — protein sequence MTNSSAHSEGDEEPQHRRANTVRRRLKAPERRRVILVAARRAFSRTGDPNTTTISAIARAAKVSESVIYQHFVSKDELFFEAIVEPLRTAVATILDEAGQFNPILANDSDIPELTQRFWTTTITAMQEVFPLMGLVLFGETKRARAFYQGPFTEAVDELAAAWQRIYDEHAIDYTAREVVLACLGISIAVSLDKRYRAESDLATTIVALANITQRGFWPRLPTAVE from the coding sequence GTGACGAACAGCAGTGCCCACTCTGAAGGCGACGAAGAGCCGCAGCACCGGCGAGCCAACACGGTCAGGCGGCGGCTCAAGGCGCCGGAACGCCGACGTGTGATCTTGGTGGCTGCTCGCCGCGCGTTCTCTAGGACAGGTGACCCGAATACCACCACGATCAGCGCGATCGCGAGAGCGGCGAAGGTCAGCGAGAGCGTGATCTACCAGCATTTCGTGAGTAAGGACGAACTGTTCTTCGAAGCGATTGTCGAGCCGCTGCGGACCGCGGTCGCCACGATCCTCGACGAAGCTGGTCAATTTAACCCGATACTGGCCAATGACAGCGACATTCCTGAACTCACCCAACGGTTCTGGACCACCACGATCACGGCGATGCAAGAGGTCTTTCCGCTAATGGGGCTGGTCCTCTTCGGTGAGACCAAGCGTGCCCGCGCGTTCTATCAGGGCCCCTTCACCGAAGCGGTCGACGAGTTGGCCGCCGCCTGGCAGCGGATCTATGACGAGCACGCGATTGACTACACAGCGCGTGAGGTCGTCCTGGCTTGCCTGGGCATATCGATTGCGGTCTCTCTGGACAAGCGATATCGGGCCGAAAGCGATTTGGCGACAACCATTGTCGCGCTCGCGAACATCACGCAACGCGGATTCTGGCCCCGGCTGCCAACGGCTGTGGAGTGA
- a CDS encoding steroid 3-ketoacyl-CoA thiolase has translation MSAITDAVVIDAVRSPMGTSATGGPLRLVHPTDLLAQVLSGLVNRVGIDPTEIEAVITACSAREAKHSPAIGRRVWHGAVTSQPLPATAIEVAGSSELATRIAVQGLLAGTYQVVIAAGIQSMCSAGARPRWQGSDPRTAKQFSCNAREANSAAIAAEAMAQRCGIAREELDAFALRSFDRAAAVNRAGEFNREVTPVRLRGEGNTECGISDEIATGEYLVRDHRSGEHRSFDARGGSDLQVNQAHAAPPADCVAAVLIMSEQRARELCLTPRARFRSFALVTAAPEFACAGTTKASLVAMDRAGVMAAQLDHVEVNEALAVVPLAWQAAVGVHPEFLNPRGGAIALGDAGPAAGVRQLTTMLTALEDTGGRFGLSVNWKLGGAAAAVIIERP, from the coding sequence ATGAGCGCCATCACCGACGCTGTCGTCATCGATGCGGTGCGCAGTCCGATGGGCACTAGCGCGACCGGCGGCCCGCTGCGCCTCGTCCATCCCACCGACCTGCTGGCTCAAGTCCTGTCGGGCTTGGTCAACCGAGTCGGCATCGACCCCACTGAAATAGAGGCCGTCATCACCGCCTGCTCCGCGCGGGAGGCAAAACACTCGCCCGCCATTGGGCGTCGCGTCTGGCACGGCGCGGTGACCTCGCAACCCCTTCCGGCGACGGCGATCGAAGTCGCGGGTTCATCGGAACTGGCTACCCGCATTGCCGTGCAAGGTCTGTTGGCGGGGACCTATCAGGTCGTGATTGCGGCGGGCATCCAGAGCATGTGCAGTGCTGGCGCACGTCCGCGCTGGCAGGGCAGCGATCCCCGCACAGCAAAGCAATTCTCCTGCAATGCGCGCGAGGCCAATTCGGCAGCAATCGCTGCCGAGGCGATGGCGCAAAGATGCGGTATTGCCCGCGAGGAACTGGACGCATTCGCGTTGCGCTCTTTCGACCGGGCCGCGGCCGTGAACCGGGCAGGTGAATTCAACCGCGAAGTCACTCCAGTCCGGTTGCGCGGGGAGGGTAATACCGAGTGCGGGATTTCCGACGAGATCGCAACGGGCGAATACCTCGTACGGGACCATCGCTCGGGTGAACATCGGTCATTCGATGCCCGAGGCGGGTCGGATCTCCAGGTGAACCAAGCGCACGCGGCGCCACCAGCCGACTGTGTCGCCGCGGTGCTGATCATGTCGGAGCAGCGCGCCCGGGAGTTGTGTCTCACTCCGCGCGCGCGGTTCCGTTCCTTCGCCCTCGTCACCGCCGCTCCCGAATTCGCTTGCGCGGGAACCACAAAGGCGAGTCTCGTAGCCATGGACCGAGCCGGTGTAATGGCCGCCCAGCTAGACCACGTCGAAGTGAATGAGGCGTTGGCCGTCGTTCCTTTGGCATGGCAGGCCGCTGTCGGAGTGCACCCGGAGTTCCTCAACCCGCGTGGCGGCGCGATCGCGCTCGGCGACGCGGGTCCGGCGGCGGGCGTTCGACAGCTGACCACGATGCTGACTGCGCTGGAAGACACTGGCGGCCGGTTCGGCCTTTCGGTGAACTGGAAGCTGGGCGGTGCCGCCGCCGCCGTGATCATCGAGCGTCCCTAG
- a CDS encoding aldehyde dehydrogenase family protein, with product MAISAGVLPQALCLIGDEWVSTDSGGVHAHVNAHSGRVQQEVGLAGPAEVDAAVAAARASSDGWRRTPANIRRELLHKLSALLLDHADELADIATLENGTLRAFTPKIAASVPAESFAYYAGWCEKLIGETHPVYPANVLDYTRLEPYGVVAVVVPWNAPLWAVGIAGAPALAAGNCIVVKPPELTPFTSVRFGELALEAGLPPGVVNVIPGAAAAGDALVRHPGVDKIAFTGGAVTGRGVLRATVDNLTPVLLELGGKSANIVFPDTDVRSVVSNAAYYGAVAYSGQACSLPTRLLLHQDIYDDAIDTIITVLNNINVGDPASPHSQMGPIVNDVHTRRILAMIEDAIADGAEVLTGGARLGGELSDGCYIAPTALAVDPAAPIATQEVFGPVLSVLKFRDEDEATSIANDSAFGLAGYVWTDDLRRGHRVAAGLAADFVGINGYPGPGMPPSVPFGGRKGSGWGKEGGWAGIAEMLRVKNVYAVLD from the coding sequence ATGGCGATAAGTGCGGGTGTACTTCCACAGGCGTTGTGCCTCATCGGAGACGAATGGGTCAGCACTGATTCCGGGGGGGTCCACGCACACGTAAACGCCCACTCCGGCCGGGTTCAGCAGGAAGTCGGGCTGGCGGGTCCGGCCGAAGTCGATGCCGCGGTCGCTGCGGCACGTGCCTCTTCCGACGGCTGGCGCCGCACACCAGCAAACATCCGACGGGAACTACTGCACAAGCTCAGTGCGCTTCTGCTGGATCACGCCGACGAGCTTGCCGACATCGCAACACTCGAGAACGGAACGCTGCGCGCATTCACTCCGAAGATTGCGGCGAGCGTGCCCGCAGAGTCGTTTGCCTACTACGCGGGCTGGTGCGAAAAGCTGATCGGAGAGACCCATCCGGTTTACCCGGCAAACGTGCTCGACTACACCCGGCTGGAGCCTTACGGGGTCGTCGCCGTCGTCGTTCCCTGGAATGCCCCGTTGTGGGCCGTCGGCATAGCCGGTGCACCCGCGCTGGCCGCCGGGAACTGCATCGTCGTCAAACCGCCCGAATTGACCCCGTTCACTTCTGTCCGGTTCGGCGAACTTGCGCTGGAGGCCGGGCTGCCGCCCGGCGTCGTCAACGTGATCCCGGGAGCGGCTGCAGCGGGTGATGCTTTGGTGCGTCATCCGGGTGTCGACAAGATCGCCTTCACCGGCGGGGCGGTAACCGGGCGAGGAGTGTTGCGGGCCACGGTGGACAATCTGACCCCCGTATTACTGGAATTGGGTGGGAAGTCGGCCAACATTGTCTTCCCCGATACCGACGTCCGCAGTGTGGTGTCCAACGCCGCCTATTACGGAGCAGTGGCCTACAGTGGCCAGGCTTGCAGCCTCCCGACCCGGCTGCTGCTGCACCAGGACATCTATGACGACGCGATTGACACGATCATCACGGTCCTGAACAACATCAACGTCGGCGACCCCGCCAGTCCGCACAGCCAAATGGGGCCGATAGTCAACGACGTGCACACCCGGCGCATCCTCGCGATGATCGAGGACGCCATTGCCGATGGCGCAGAAGTGCTGACCGGCGGCGCGCGCCTCGGGGGCGAACTCAGTGACGGCTGCTACATCGCGCCGACCGCCCTCGCGGTGGATCCGGCGGCGCCGATCGCAACGCAGGAAGTGTTCGGTCCGGTGCTTTCCGTGCTGAAATTCCGGGACGAAGACGAGGCCACCAGCATCGCGAATGATTCAGCTTTCGGGCTGGCCGGATATGTGTGGACCGACGATCTTCGCCGTGGGCACCGCGTCGCCGCGGGGTTGGCCGCCGACTTCGTCGGAATCAACGGATATCCGGGCCCCGGCATGCCACCATCAGTTCCCTTCGGCGGTCGCAAAGGCAGCGGGTGGGGCAAAGAGGGCGGCTGGGCCGGAATCGCAGAGATGCTTCGCGTCAAAAATGTCTACGCGGTGCTGGACTAG
- a CDS encoding LLM class F420-dependent oxidoreductase codes for MQLGTTVSYAGNVRETIERVRTFEKAGLDVAWVAEAYGYDAVTMMGYLAARTERVQIGSGILPLYSRSPALLAQTAAGLDHLSDGRALLGLGASGPQVVEGWHGAVYDRPLERTREIIEICRRVWRREVLRNEGIYPIPLPSGQGTGLGKPLKIINCPIRPSIPIFVAALGAKNVQLAAEVADGWLPTMFVPEYVDQIWGEALRRGLAARAEELSPLRIAAGGPLAIGEDVTDLRNRLRAELALYIGGMGARKRNFYFNIAAKLGHEGAAARIQDLYLAGLKDEAAAAVPAELLEGMSLIGPRGYVKERLAAYRQAGVTILNVHPIGPDPVGDLERLRSWL; via the coding sequence ATGCAGCTGGGTACCACCGTCAGTTACGCGGGCAATGTACGCGAGACGATAGAGCGGGTAAGGACTTTCGAGAAGGCCGGGCTCGACGTGGCCTGGGTGGCCGAGGCCTATGGCTATGACGCCGTGACGATGATGGGTTACCTAGCCGCCCGCACAGAGCGGGTACAGATCGGGTCTGGGATTCTGCCTCTGTACTCCCGCTCGCCTGCGCTGCTCGCGCAGACTGCGGCCGGGCTGGACCATCTCTCTGACGGCCGTGCGCTGCTTGGCCTGGGCGCATCTGGGCCGCAGGTCGTCGAGGGCTGGCACGGTGCGGTCTACGACCGGCCTTTGGAACGCACCCGGGAGATCATAGAGATCTGCCGACGGGTGTGGCGGCGTGAGGTACTGCGCAACGAGGGTATTTACCCGATTCCGCTGCCGTCGGGTCAGGGCACCGGGTTGGGTAAGCCGCTCAAGATCATCAACTGCCCGATTCGTCCATCGATCCCGATTTTCGTTGCGGCACTGGGGGCCAAGAACGTTCAACTCGCCGCGGAAGTTGCCGACGGGTGGCTCCCGACGATGTTCGTCCCGGAGTATGTCGACCAGATCTGGGGCGAAGCACTACGACGCGGATTGGCCGCCCGCGCCGAAGAGCTGAGCCCCTTACGGATCGCCGCGGGCGGCCCGCTGGCAATCGGGGAGGACGTCACCGACCTGCGAAACAGGTTGCGGGCGGAGCTTGCTCTCTACATCGGTGGGATGGGCGCCCGAAAACGCAACTTCTACTTCAACATTGCCGCCAAACTCGGTCATGAGGGTGCGGCTGCACGCATCCAGGACCTCTACCTCGCGGGCCTCAAGGATGAAGCCGCGGCGGCGGTGCCGGCCGAACTCCTGGAAGGTATGTCACTGATCGGGCCGAGGGGATACGTCAAGGAGCGGTTAGCTGCGTATCGACAGGCCGGTGTGACGATCCTGAATGTGCATCCGATCGGACCGGACCCGGTCGGCGACCTGGAGCGGCTACGCAGCTGGCTCTAG
- a CDS encoding SDR family NAD(P)-dependent oxidoreductase: MDITASSAIVTGGASGLGAATARGLAARGAHVVILDRQEDIGRDVAAEIGGSFALADVSDEEQVQGAVDAATAAAPLRVLVNCAGLGPARRIVDRDGTPIPLNKFEFVIRVNLIGSYNCARLAAAAMTRTEPQADGERGVILHTASVAAFDGQIGQTPYSAAKAGICGMTLPMARDLAAHGIRVNTIAPGLIDTPIYGTGEHATAFKAKLGASVVFPQRLGYADEFASLAVEVVTNSYMNGEVIRLDGAVRLPPR; encoded by the coding sequence ATGGACATTACCGCCTCATCAGCGATCGTAACCGGCGGTGCCTCCGGTCTAGGCGCCGCAACCGCACGTGGCCTCGCGGCCCGGGGTGCCCACGTCGTGATCCTGGATCGCCAGGAGGACATCGGCCGCGATGTCGCCGCGGAGATCGGCGGAAGTTTCGCCCTCGCGGACGTCAGCGATGAAGAGCAGGTGCAGGGCGCGGTCGATGCCGCGACAGCCGCCGCGCCGCTGCGGGTGCTGGTGAATTGCGCGGGCCTTGGGCCGGCCCGCCGGATCGTCGACCGTGACGGAACGCCAATCCCGCTGAACAAGTTCGAGTTCGTCATCCGCGTCAACCTGATTGGCAGTTACAACTGCGCCCGGCTGGCGGCCGCCGCGATGACGCGAACCGAACCCCAGGCCGACGGTGAACGCGGTGTCATCCTGCACACCGCCTCGGTTGCAGCCTTCGACGGGCAGATCGGACAGACTCCCTACTCCGCCGCCAAGGCAGGCATATGCGGCATGACCCTGCCAATGGCCCGCGATCTGGCCGCGCATGGCATCCGGGTCAACACCATCGCCCCTGGGCTCATCGATACCCCGATCTACGGCACCGGCGAACATGCCACCGCATTCAAGGCGAAACTCGGTGCGAGCGTCGTGTTTCCGCAACGGCTCGGGTACGCGGACGAATTCGCCTCACTCGCCGTGGAAGTGGTGACAAACAGCTACATGAACGGAGAGGTGATTCGGCTCGACGGCGCCGTCCGTCTGCCACCCCGGTAG
- a CDS encoding acetoacetate decarboxylase family protein has protein sequence MSEATLSARATRLPSFAAEPVLLEGATIYSVMFEVDPAAVDDLLPPALHPSLPPTATIMAYQCPKSPWGAFQLVQLRLGCRAAHRLRSFVVSAVVDNADAAEALERGWGYPCRPGTVNLRRRFDEIALIVTESEQVTLDVRLLDPVPVGPGDVIFDPNLHTVDSPRGLRLLQVEPVIVPEKAERGEPRMRAFDAAAWGERGVLPIFRVSGSLVAADITLPKLVYALYWDTSPIRGVDKIDE, from the coding sequence ATGAGTGAGGCCACGTTATCCGCACGGGCCACCCGCTTACCCAGCTTTGCGGCCGAACCGGTGCTGCTCGAGGGTGCCACGATCTACAGCGTCATGTTCGAAGTGGACCCTGCTGCGGTCGACGACCTGCTGCCACCCGCGCTGCACCCCTCCCTCCCGCCGACTGCGACGATCATGGCCTATCAGTGCCCGAAAAGTCCTTGGGGTGCTTTCCAACTCGTTCAGCTTCGGCTTGGCTGCCGTGCAGCACACCGTCTTCGGTCATTCGTCGTCTCGGCGGTGGTTGACAACGCCGATGCGGCAGAAGCATTAGAGCGCGGCTGGGGCTATCCGTGCCGCCCAGGGACGGTGAATCTGCGCCGGCGTTTCGACGAGATCGCCTTGATAGTCACCGAATCAGAGCAAGTCACGTTGGACGTCAGACTGCTCGACCCGGTTCCCGTCGGACCGGGTGACGTGATCTTCGATCCCAATCTTCATACGGTTGACAGCCCGCGCGGTCTTCGCCTACTGCAAGTGGAGCCGGTGATCGTCCCGGAAAAGGCCGAACGCGGCGAGCCGCGGATGCGCGCATTCGACGCGGCTGCTTGGGGCGAGCGCGGCGTACTTCCGATCTTTCGGGTTTCCGGATCGCTCGTCGCGGCAGATATCACCCTGCCGAAGCTTGTCTACGCGCTCTACTGGGACACGTCTCCGATCCGGGGTGTCGACAAGATCGACGAATAA